A segment of the Corylus avellana chromosome ca2, CavTom2PMs-1.0 genome:
GAGATACGACAGGAGATGCGCCAGATGCGGGAGATGATAGAGCGCATGCACATAGGTCCTAATCGTAATCACAGGGACAATGATGCCCATGATGACGATGGGATCCGAGTAAGGCCTATTCCTCATCAACCACTTGCACCCATAAACCGACCACCGGCCTATGACGATCCTAGTGACGATGAAGACTTTGCTGAAGGAGTATTCGGACGGGACATTGAGGTAGATCGAAGGGGCGAATTACATAGAGGAGTCGGTCGTGGTGGCACAGGCTTCAGAGGTTATGAGCGTGGTAGAGCTGGCCATATGGGGAATGTCTATGACGGCGCTGGCTACCGGGATGCATATGGAGGGCAACCCAGGCGTCAGGATCTTGCTAGGGAGGAATCCCACGAATACCGAATGAAGATTGATCTCCCATCATTCAGCGGGCATCTTCAAAtcgaagatttcttagattgggTGATGGAAGTAGAGAGGTTCTTTGATTATATGAGTATTCGCGAGGATCGCAAGGTGAAGTTAGTGGCATACAAGTTCAAGGGAGGAGCTTCTGCTTGGTGGGAAAAATTACAGATTTCCCGAGCCCGACAAGGGAAGGGACCTGTAACTtcatggttgaagatgaagcggCTACTCAAAGCACGTTTTTTACCACCGGACTTTGAGCAACGGCTAttccaacaataccaagagtgtCGACAAGGAGGTCGGACCATCCAGGCGCATGTTGATGATTTCTATCGCCTATCTGCTCGGAATGATCTCATGGAGACAGAGGATCAACAAGTTGCAAGGTTTATTGGTGGACTACGTGTGGCAATACAAGATAAGGTTTCTATGCATCCTGTCTTTACTTTGAATGAGGCAGTTAGTTTGGCAACCCGAGCAGAGAAGCAACTGGAGAGGCCTAAAGCAACAACCTGGGAGCGAAACCCGAGCGATTCGACGAGACCAACGCAGGGTCGGGGAAAACAACCTCTAGTCCCGACTATCACACCAAGTCAACCAGTGACTTCCACGGGAAAAGGAGCCAGTAGCAGTTCAAGCACCTCGAGACAACCAGCCAACAATCCATACGCACGGCCCAATCTAGACAAATGTTTCAAATGCAACCAACCGGGACATAGGTCGCATCAATGTCCCCGAAGGCAGATGGTAAACTTGATCGAACCTGAGCCAGAGGGAGGGTCCGAGAATGAAGATATTGATACACCCGAGTATGAAGAAGAGGAGTTGGCTGACGCTGATGAGGGAATCCCACTTTCCCGATCCTTAGTAATTCAACGTTTACTCTTGACACCGAGGCAAGAGGATCAATCTCAAAGGCACAAGATTTTTCGTACTCGCTGTACAGTCAACCAAAGAGTATGTGATGTGATTATTGATAGTGGTAGCGGGGAGAACGTAGTGTCGAAGGAGATGGTTTCAAAGTTGGGTTTGAAAACTGAGAAGCACCCAACTCCATATAAGATCGGATGGATCAAGCGGGGAACCGAGACACTAGTAACCGAGAGATGTCGTATCACATTTTCGATCGGTAAGCATTACTCGGATTCTATTTTGTGTGATGTTGTCGAGATGGATGCATGCCACTTAATCCTGGGAAGACCGTGGCAGTTTGACGTGAATGCCCAGCAGCAAGGAAGAGCCAATATCTACACTATCTTTTGGGATGGTCGGAAGATAACATTTTGACCTTTACAGGAAGTCAAAAATTCTACTTATTCTAAGGGAAAGCCGATCCTCCTATCCACTGGATCAGAATTTATAGAAGAAGTTAAGGAGGCCCGAGACATCATAGCATTGGTGACCAAGGGAACCCCGGGCTCCGTCTCACAAGAAGTTCCTGAGATAATGCGATCGATGTTAGAAGAATTCCAAGACATCATGCCTGAAGAGATGCCCGAAGGACTGCCGCCCATGAGAGATATCCAGCACTATATTGACTTAGTGCCGGGAGCAAGTCTCCCGAACTTGCCACATTATCGAATGAACCCAAAGGAGAATGCTATTTTGCAAGAGCAGGTAGAGGGGTTAATTAGGAAGGGACACTTGCGAGAGAGTATGAGTCCATGCGCAGTACCGGCCCTACTTGTACCGAAGAAAGATGGGAGTTGGCGAATGTGCGTGGATAGCCGGGCAATAAACAAGATCACGGTCAAGTATCGGTTTCCAATTCCCCGAATAGGTGACATGTTTGATATGCTATCTGGGGCTAAGATTTTTTCGAAGATTGACTTGAGGAGTGGATATCACCAAATCCGTATACGACCAGgagatgaatggaaaactgcgTTCAAGACTAAAGAGGGGCTTTATGAGTGGATGGTGATGCCTTTCGGCCTTTCGAATGCACCAAGCACTTTCATGCGACTCATGAATCAGGTACTGAAACCTTTTATAGGAAAATTTGTCGTTGTCTATTTCGATGATATTCTTATCTATAGTCGCAACCCGGTGGATCACATGGATCACGTGAGGAAAGTGTTGGAGGTTCTCCGTGAAAATAAGTTGTTTATCAACTTAAAGAAGTGTAGTTTCATGATGGATCAGTTACTCTTCCTCGGATTTGTAGTTGGTACCGATGGAATCCGAGTGGatgaagagaaggtgagagCAATCCGAGAATGGCCCACACCCAAGTCAGTGGGAGAAGTAAGAAGTTTCCATGGGTTAGCAactttctatagaaggttcgtTCGGAATTTCAGCAGTATTGTAGCACCGATCACCGAGTgtatgaagaaaggaaaattcaattgGAGTGAAGAAGCTGAGCGAAGTTTctcaatcatcaaagaaaagctATGCACAGCACCTGTACTTGCTTTACCTGACTTTGACAAGCTGTTTGAAGTTGAATGTGATGCATCAATCATCGGGATAGGAGCTGTGTTATCTCAAGAAGGGAAGCCCGTAGAATTTTTTAGTGAGAAGCTCGGAGAAGCAAGACAGAAGTGGTCAACATATGAGTTGGAGCTTTATGCTGTCTTGAGAGCCCTCAAGGTGTGGGAGCACTACCTGATCCAACGAGAGTTTGTCCTCTATACCGACCATCAAGCATTAAAGTTCATCAATAGTCAAAAGAATTTGAATCGGATGCATGCTCGGTGGGTTTCTTACATCCAACGgttcactttttctctcaagcATAAGTCGGGAAAACTAAATTGTGTAGCTGACGCTTTAAGCCGCCGAGCTACCCTGCTGATCACCATGAAAGCTGAAGTGACTGGATTCGACTGCCTAAAGGAGTtatatgaggaagatgaagattttggtAAAACCTGGAAGCATTGCAAGGCGGGGCAACCAATTTCTGAGATACATATTcaggaggggtatttatttcgTGGGAATCGGCTATGCATTCCGAGGAGTTCCTTACGAGAACAAATAATCCGAGAATTACATGCTGGAGGTTTGGGTGGTCATCTGGGAAGAGACAAGACTATTGCTCTGGTAGAGGAACGGTATTACTGGCCGCAACTGAAGAAAGAAGTAGGTAATTTTGTCCGNNNNNNNNNNNNNNNNNNNNNNNNNNNNNNNNNNNNNNNNNNNNNNNNNNNNNNNNNNNNNNNNNNNNNNNNNNNNNNNNNNNNNNNNNNNNNNNNNNNNAGTGCTTAGTATAAATTGTATTTGCTTTTTATTACTCTTTATCTTAGGACAACAGCGTTTGTCTTTActaatttgcttagttttcgggatttcttgttcttttttttcctagttaTGTGTTTCTCATGTATAGTTCATGTGTTCTTGCATtgcgttttctttttttaatgatatttctatTACTTCTAAAAGAAACACAATACAAGTTCTAAGTAGGTGTCATGTCTTGCTTTGGGCTTGGGGCGTGACAATTAACCCAAATTCATTTCTAATTGTGACAATATTAGAGAGGAAACCATGACAGAAACCGTTGTGACCCTTGTCATCAATGAGCTAGTTCAGTTGATCACTCATGAATCAAAATTGCTAAGGGGTGTACACCGAGATGTTGTGGACATTAAAGATGAACTTGAGAGCATCCAGTGTTTCCTCAAAGATGCAGATAGAAGGGACCTCCAAGATGGCGTCAAAACATGGGTGAAACAAGTGAGAGAAGTAGCCTATCATATAGAAGATGTAATTGATGAATACGTTCTTCACGTGGCACAACATCGTCCTCAGCAAAGTTTTATTGCTTTCCTCCATAAAATTGGccacttattcaaaaaattaaaaccacgtCATGACATAGCTACAAAGATTCAagatatcaaaatatcaatccGTGAAATCAAGAAAAGAAGTGAAAGATATGGTTTTAGTTCCTTAGAGCAAGGATCAAGTAGTGGTGAATCTAGTGTTACATGGCATGACCCTAGCCTAGAGTGGGTGCACTTTtcattggggaagatgaagTTGTGGGCATTGAGTCTACAAGGGATGAGCTCGTAAGCTGGTTGGTGGGGGGAGTATCTAAACGATCTGTTATTTCAGTTGTAGGCATGGgcggaattggtaagacaactcttGCTAAGAAAGTATATGAGAATGAATTAGTGAAAGGACATTTTGATTGCCGTGTTTGGATCACAGTGTCTCAGTCATACAATGTCCAGAAGATACTCATGTCCATGACAAAGAAAGTCTACTGTGAAAATGAAATGGCTCCAGGACAAATAGACATGACGGACGAGATCACATTAATCAGCCAGTTGAGGAAATATTTACAGCAAAAGAGGTATGTTGTGGTTTTTGATGATGTTTGGACGTCAGAGTTTTGGGAAATTGTGAAACATGCTTTACCATGCAATGACAGAGGAAGCAGGATTATTATCACAACACGCAATGATCTCATTAGTGTATCTTGTAAAGAATCTTTTTTCGATCAGGTCCACAAGCTACAACCTCTGTCTCAAGACAAGGCTTGGGAATTGTTTTGTAGAAAGGCATTCCAGTCCGAGTTTCAAAGGTGTTGTCCCAAAGAGTTGGTGAAACTGTCGATGGACATTGTCAAAAAATGTGAAGGCCTACCACTTGCAATTGTTGCCATAGGTGGTCTTTTGTCAACAAAGGAAAAGGTGCCATTAGAATGGAAAACGTTGCATGATAGCCTCAGTTCTGAGCTAGAATGTAATCCACACCTTACAAATGTaacaaaaattctctctcttagtTATCATGATCTTCTATGCTACCTAAAGGTTTGTTACTTGTACTTCGGCATTTTTCCAGAGGACTACTCCATCACAAGTACAAGATTACTTTGGCTATGGGAAGCTGGGGGCttcataaaaggaaagaagggaAAGGCACTGGTAGAGGTAGCTGATGAATACTTAATGGAGCTCATCCACAGAAACTTGGTTCAAGTTTCATTTGCGGAGTTTGATTATGAGATAATTAGAAAGTATAGAATCCATGATCTGCTGCACGAAACCATCCTATCGAAGATTGGAGAGTTGAATTTCTCTCAAGTTCTGGAAGCAGGCAATACTACTTTCCATGGTAAAAGTCGGAGCCTATCAATCCACGATGCTAGAGAAAATGTTTTTGAGACAATTGAGTACTCTCGTGTCcgttctatttttctcttcaacattAATGAAATGCCCCAGTCTTTCATGgttaaattgttcaaaaagttCAAGCTTTTGAAAGTGTTAGATTTTGAAGATGCTCCTATTGATTATCTTGCTCAAGAAGTGGGTACTTTATTCCATTTGAAGTACTTAAATTTGAGGGGAACAAAAGTGAAGATACTTCCAAATTCAGTGGGTATGCTACAAAACCTTCAATCACTAAATCTTGTACAAACCCCAGTGCGTGAGCTACCAATTGAGATATTTAGGCTATATAAGTTACGACATGTTAGTGCTCATTCTCATGACTTTGGAATTAAAAGTAGCCTTTATTCGATACAAGGAGTAAAAGTACATGAAGGGGTTGGATGTTTAAACGAATTGCAGGACCTATCAATGATTGAGGCAAATCATCATGGGGTTGGTTTATTTGAAGAGCTCGGAAAGTTGAGTCAGTTGAGGATGTTCGGCATTTCAAATATGACTACAGAACGAGGGAGGGCCCTATGTACCTCCATACAAAAGATAGTccaccttaaaattttggttgtaGGCTCAATTAGTGAAGATGAGCTTATAGACTTAGAATCAATTTCTTTGCCCCCTCCATCTCTAATGCATATCTATCTAAGAGGGCGATTGAAGAAGTTGCCGAATTGGATTCTAGAGCTTCAAAATCTGGTCACGCTAGtcttatttttctcatcatTAGAGGAATATCCACTGTCGTGTGTCCAAGCTTTGCCAAATCTAATTACCCTTTCCCTCAATCAAGCGTATGATGGGGAGCAACTGCATTTTGAGGGAGGTTTTAGAAAACTCAAGAAGCTCACCCTCAGAGAgatgaaaaaattaaagatggtGGAAATAGACAAAGGATCACTGTCCAGTCTTGAGCAACTAGAGATTGGGCCATGCCCACAAATGAAGGAGGTACCCTCTGGAATCCAACACCTTGAAAGCCTAAAGCTTATTGACTTCTATGAAATGCAGAGAGAATTTGTGCTACGTATGCAGCCTGATGGAGGCGAAGATTATTGGAAAGTCAAGAAGGTAACTACTATCCGTCTCAAGTATCGGATTAAAGGAGAACGATATCAAATATACAAGCTCGGTGACTCGAAATTATTGGAGCGTTTGCAAGGGTCAATCTGGGGGGATCAAACTGCCATGTAGAATTTCAATGATGAACAAGGTATGCACTTCTAATTAGCCACAAGATTTccatgaatttttctttttatatatattttttatatgtaatgATAAAATTCTTCACATTATATGGCTGACTaaggcctgtttgggattgcgtttgagaggcctaaaaatgattttaacactcaaaatgtcagtttgaagaaaaaagtactcatttggtaaaaaaattaaaagcattttcaagGATCCAACAAGcttaaaaaatgtcaaaaacgcacttttgtcataatcttaaaattgaaacttttgccaaaagattttttttttacttaaaagctctatttttcaaacgcaatcctaaacaagcTCTAAGAAAGTCATACATTGGCCGCGCGATGAGTTCCCACCTAAGCTACTGTTTGAATGCTACCAACTCCTTTTGCTCACTAAAttgtgtttgttgttttttgtatttctatttatttgatattttaatttgtcaTCACTAAAAAGAGTTTGATTCTAATCTATGTTACAACAAGGATCTAGCAGTGGTAATTAGACTTGGGCCAACACAAATGACCTTTtataattaaaagattaattctTTAGGGGGGTTTGTTCTCATATGTAACAGTTTTGAGGGCTTTGAAACCAATGTGTTATAATGGATAGTTTATTTAGTATAAAAAGCTGTTACTTGTATGCCACAATAGGACATTGGAGTATTTTCATAAAAGAGTAATACTTATGATATATTTCCCTACAAATTGAAATATTCATGACCTTCGAACTCGCACCATCCattatccaattaattataatagaacAAAATTGCCTTAAAATAACATTGCATTAATTATAGTATAACTACAGagactaaaataaaacaatgctaaaatgctttaaaaaaaagggttttgtaTTTGGCTAAACTGGCATCTTGAATGGACAATGTTTAATCAGGAGGAGGAGCTTGAAATGCATTCTCATGTATAATAGTTTTTCCTTGTGTCTTTTGCAGTTGTTCTTCTTGGTGCTTTGTTTCGACATCAAATCTTTCAATTCGTGGCTTGTTTTTGACAATAGATCAATGGTGTTGTAGAAAATCCATTTCGCTAATTTCACAAACCCAGAAACAATTGCAATTCACTTTTTATAATTCTATGTTGTTTCATGCTATACCTGTTGAAGTACTTTACAAGTAAACACTTCATATGTAAATTAGTTCATTTTaagcattttgaaatttttgcttGAATCCCTTGCAAGATTTTCCTTCTCTATCCGGGACTGTAAAAATTTTGAATGCTAATAAGAAGCACCAATATTCACAATTCACATGTCAAAGAACAATCATGGCTTCCATTGGAATAgtcaccaaaacccaaaattaagaTAACAACAATTGATCAAAAtctgaaggaaaaaagaaaaaaaaaattcaaccaaatgaattaaaataagaaCAGGGTGCTTGAAATGAGAATTTGATGGCACC
Coding sequences within it:
- the LOC132169718 gene encoding uncharacterized protein LOC132169718, which gives rise to MTNQRNGDDSLNDAARDREAPWRAEFQELQQIQQTMQQEMQQEIRQEMRQMREMIERMHIGPNRNHRDNDAHDDDGIRVRPIPHQPLAPINRPPAYDDPSDDEDFAEGVFGRDIEVDRRGELHRGVGRGGTGFRGYERGRAGHMGNVYDGAGYRDAYGGQPRRQDLAREESHEYRMKIDLPSFSGHLQIEDFLDWVMEVERFFDYMSIREDRKVKLVAYKFKGGASAWWEKLQISRARQGKGPVTSWLKMKRLLKARFLPPDFEQRLFQQYQECRQGGRTIQAHVDDFYRLSARNDLMETEDQQVARFIGGLRVAIQDKVSMHPVFTLNEAVSLATRAEKQLERPKATTWERNPSDSTRPTQGRGKQPLVPTITPSQPVTSTGKGASSSSSTSRQPANNPYARPNLDKCFKCNQPGHRSHQCPRRQMVNLIEPEPEGGSENEDIDTPEYEEEELADADEGIPLSRSLVIQRLLLTPRQEDQSQRHKIFRTRCTVNQRVCDVIIDSGSGENVVSKEMVSKLGLKTEKHPTPYKIGWIKRGTETLVTERCRITFSIGKHYSDSILCDVVEMDACHLILGRPWQFDEVKNSTYSKGKPILLSTGSEFIEEVKEARDIIALVTKGTPGSVSQEVPEIMRSMLEEFQDIMPEEMPEGLPPMRDIQHYIDLVPGASLPNLPHYRMNPKENAILQEQVEGLIRKGHLRESMSPCAVPALLVPKKDGSWRMCVDSRAINKITVKYRFPIPRIGDMFDMLSGAKIFSKIDLRSGYHQIRIRPGDEWKTAFKTKEGLYEWMVMPFGLSNAPSTFMRLMNQVLKPFIGKFVVVYFDDILIYSRNPVDHMDHVRKVLEVLRENKLFINLKKCSFMMDQLLFLGFVVGTDGIRVDEEKVRAIREWPTPKSVGEVRSFHGLATFYRRFVRNFSSIVAPITECMKKGKFNWSEEAERSFSIIKEKLCTAPVLALPDFDKLFEVECDASIIGIGAVLSQEGKPVEFFSEKLGEARQKWSTYELELYAVLRALKVWEHYLIQREFVLYTDHQALKFINSQKNLNRMHARWVSYIQRFTFSLKHKSGKLNCVADALSRRATLLITMKAEVTGFDCLKELYEEDEDFGKTWKHCKAGQPISEIHIQEGYLFRGNRLCIPRSSLREQIIRELHAGGLGGHLGRDKTIALVEEREETMTETVVTLVINELVQLITHESKLLRGVHRDVVDIKDELESIQCFLKDADRRDLQDGVKTWVKQVREVAYHIEDVIDEYVLHVAQHRPQQSFIAFLHKIGHLFKKLKPRHDIATKIQDIKISIREIKKRSERYGFSSLEQGSSSGESSVTWHDPSLEWVHFSLGKMKLWALSLQGMSS
- the LOC132169719 gene encoding disease resistance protein RPM1-like — its product is MGGIGKTTLAKKVYENELVKGHFDCRVWITVSQSYNVQKILMSMTKKVYCENEMAPGQIDMTDEITLISQLRKYLQQKRYVVVFDDVWTSEFWEIVKHALPCNDRGSRIIITTRNDLISVSCKESFFDQVHKLQPLSQDKAWELFCRKAFQSEFQRCCPKELVKLSMDIVKKCEGLPLAIVAIGGLLSTKEKVPLEWKTLHDSLSSELECNPHLTNVTKILSLSYHDLLCYLKVCYLYFGIFPEDYSITSTRLLWLWEAGGFIKGKKGKALVEVADEYLMELIHRNLVQVSFAEFDYEIIRKYRIHDLLHETILSKIGELNFSQVLEAGNTTFHGKSRSLSIHDARENVFETIEYSRVRSIFLFNINEMPQSFMVKLFKKFKLLKVLDFEDAPIDYLAQEVGTLFHLKYLNLRGTKVKILPNSVGPIND